In Streptomyces chartreusis NRRL 3882, the following are encoded in one genomic region:
- a CDS encoding NAD(P)-dependent oxidoreductase — protein sequence MNAGHRRPVTVVGLGSMGSALAAALLDRGHPTTVWNRSPDKARPLVERGAHLAGTPQEAIAASPLTIACVLDYEALYTVLDPAAAELAGRTLVNLTSGSPEQAQEAVKWAHSHGAGYLDGAIMTTPPGVGDPAVMFLYSGSREVFETHRSTLATLGDPLHLGTDLGLASLYDAALLGLMWATMTGWLHGTALVGAEGMSATAFTPVAIRWLNTVAGFLTTYAPQVDAGRYPGDDATVDVQIAAIDHLIHAAAARGIDNALPELLKAAMQKAGAAGHGQDSYASLIEVLRNPAGNEA from the coding sequence ATGAACGCAGGACACCGCCGGCCGGTCACCGTCGTCGGACTGGGCTCGATGGGATCGGCACTGGCCGCCGCGCTGCTGGACCGGGGCCACCCGACCACCGTGTGGAACCGTTCCCCGGACAAGGCCCGCCCCCTCGTCGAGCGCGGCGCCCACCTGGCCGGCACCCCCCAGGAGGCGATCGCCGCCTCGCCCCTGACCATCGCCTGCGTGCTGGACTACGAGGCGCTGTACACCGTCCTCGACCCGGCGGCGGCCGAGCTGGCGGGCAGAACCCTCGTCAACCTCACCTCCGGATCCCCTGAGCAGGCCCAGGAGGCCGTCAAGTGGGCCCACTCGCACGGAGCCGGGTACCTCGACGGCGCCATCATGACCACCCCGCCCGGCGTCGGCGACCCCGCCGTGATGTTCCTCTACAGCGGCTCCCGGGAGGTCTTCGAAACCCATCGCTCCACCCTGGCGACCCTCGGCGACCCCCTCCACCTGGGCACCGACCTCGGCCTCGCCTCCCTCTACGACGCCGCGCTGCTCGGCCTGATGTGGGCCACCATGACCGGCTGGCTGCACGGCACCGCGCTGGTCGGCGCCGAGGGGATGTCCGCCACCGCCTTCACCCCGGTCGCGATCCGCTGGCTGAACACGGTGGCGGGCTTCCTCACCACGTACGCGCCGCAGGTGGACGCCGGCCGTTACCCGGGCGACGACGCCACCGTCGACGTGCAGATCGCGGCCATCGACCACCTCATCCACGCGGCGGCGGCCCGGGGCATCGACAACGCGCTGCCCGAGCTCCTGAAGGCCGCCATGCAGAAGGCCGGCGCCGCCGGACACGGACAGGACAGTTACGCCAGCCTGATCGAGGTCCTGAGGAATCCCGCCGGCAACGAGGCCTGA